A genomic stretch from Bacilli bacterium PM5-9 includes:
- a CDS encoding tRNA-binding protein (product_source=KO:K06878; cath_funfam=2.40.50.140,3.30.1940.10; cog=COG0073; ko=KO:K06878; pfam=PF01588; superfamily=50249), producing MKYHAFYVNGNLLIRIKNKECTSFKKEKEISVLYNGSDVIGYNIFNFADENINEYQTFEFEGVKAKTNLIKLNEKVNEDINKRLKEINQEALELDNEVYFVVGYVKDINKHPKSDKLNICNVDVKNEELQIICGAPNVDKDQYVVVSKVGAVLPNGTWIKKGKLIGEESNGMICSKKDLGLTNISQGIIVLDNNYEVGASFFNEN from the coding sequence ATGAAATATCATGCATTTTATGTTAATGGAAATTTATTAATTAGAATAAAAAATAAAGAGTGCACATCATTCAAAAAAGAAAAAGAAATTAGTGTTTTATATAATGGAAGTGATGTTATAGGTTATAATATCTTTAATTTTGCTGATGAAAATATCAATGAATACCAAACATTTGAATTTGAAGGTGTTAAAGCAAAGACAAATTTAATTAAATTAAATGAAAAAGTTAATGAGGATATTAATAAAAGATTGAAAGAAATAAATCAAGAGGCTTTAGAATTAGATAATGAAGTATATTTTGTTGTGGGGTATGTTAAAGATATTAATAAACATCCAAAAAGTGATAAATTAAATATTTGTAATGTTGATGTGAAAAATGAAGAATTACAAATTATTTGTGGTGCACCTAATGTAGATAAAGATCAATATGTTGTTGTTTCTAAAGTTGGAGCTGTTTTACCAAATGGGACATGGATTAAAAAAGGTAAACTAATTGGTGAAGAATCAAATGGAATGATTTGTTCTAAAAAAGATTTAGGTCTTACAAACATATCGCAAGGAATTATTGTTTTAGATAATAATTATGAAGTAGGAGCAAGTTTTTTTAATGAAAATTAG
- a CDS encoding tRNA (guanine-N7-)-methyltransferase (product_source=KO:K03439; cath_funfam=3.40.50.150; cog=COG0220; ko=KO:K03439; pfam=PF02390; superfamily=53335; tigrfam=TIGR00091), which yields MRLRNNPKADDIIANSNYVIKEKQEKYFDNKKPIHLEIGIGKGDFIIGMAKKHPKVNFVGVEKFGTVLVKALEKVENEGLENVLLIKEDATNLDEYFNENTFECIYINFSDPWPKKRHYKRRLTYKSFLEIYERLLKKDGFLKQKTDNKSLFESSLISYNDYGTNFEMVSVDLHASEHAKENIMSEYERKFSSMNQPIYAINIKFKGDK from the coding sequence TTGAGATTAAGAAACAATCCAAAAGCTGATGACATAATTGCAAATTCAAATTATGTCATTAAGGAAAAACAAGAAAAATATTTCGATAATAAAAAACCTATTCATTTAGAAATTGGAATTGGTAAAGGTGATTTTATTATTGGTATGGCAAAAAAACATCCTAAAGTTAATTTCGTTGGTGTGGAGAAATTTGGAACAGTTTTAGTTAAAGCACTTGAAAAAGTTGAAAATGAAGGTTTAGAGAATGTTTTGCTTATTAAAGAAGATGCTACTAATTTAGATGAATATTTTAATGAAAATACTTTTGAATGTATTTATATTAATTTTAGTGATCCGTGGCCAAAGAAAAGGCATTATAAAAGAAGATTAACTTATAAAAGTTTTTTAGAAATATATGAGAGATTATTAAAGAAAGATGGTTTTCTTAAACAGAAAACAGATAATAAATCATTATTTGAAAGTTCTTTAATATCATATAATGATTATGGAACAAATTTTGAGATGGTTAGTGTTGACTTACATGCAAGTGAACATGCAAAAGAAAATATAATGAGTGAATATGAAAGAAAATTTTCAAGTATGAATCAACCTATCTATGCAATTAATATCAAATTTAAAGGAGATAAATAA
- a CDS encoding putative membrane protein YkvI (product_source=COG3949; cog=COG3949; transmembrane_helix_parts=Inside_1_6,TMhelix_7_24,Outside_25_33,TMhelix_34_56,Inside_57_90,TMhelix_91_113,Outside_114_116,TMhelix_117_139,Inside_140_140,TMhelix_141_163,Outside_164_182,TMhelix_183_202,Inside_203_214,TMhelix_215_237,Outside_238_256,TMhelix_257_279,Inside_280_299,TMhelix_300_317,Outside_318_321,TMhelix_322_344,Inside_345_357): MENKYKYYAITTTFIGAIFGAGFVSGQELLQFYASYGLYCIFGLLLMFILYVTLAYMSMSLAYDKKVTSYEEVIVGDNEKAKSICNITINVILFFVLIIMFAGAGALLNNFFGVSKFFGSIGLALVVMLICLNGANGIVKVFSFIVPTMVVLAIISSILGIIYGNEPLNFNTVEFVKQPTPFWITSALLAVSYIFIVQIPILSPLGIEAKNKKHILLGSFFGALIISIVAALICFAMLKNINLIVGVDMPMLIISNNISSILGIVYLVVLAIGIFSSSLAMMFALVNRLEQSTIKINNKVSIIFICMFALFLSLIGFSNLISIVYPIVGYIGFIANGGVIVQFIKNKRLKKTETINN; this comes from the coding sequence ATGGAAAATAAATATAAATACTATGCAATAACTACAACTTTCATTGGTGCGATTTTTGGTGCCGGATTCGTTTCTGGACAAGAGTTATTACAATTTTATGCAAGCTATGGTTTGTATTGTATATTCGGATTGTTACTAATGTTTATTTTATATGTTACTTTAGCTTATATGAGTATGTCATTAGCATATGATAAAAAAGTTACTTCATACGAGGAAGTTATTGTTGGCGATAATGAAAAAGCAAAATCTATTTGTAATATTACAATTAATGTTATTTTATTTTTTGTTTTAATAATTATGTTTGCAGGAGCTGGAGCCTTATTAAATAATTTCTTTGGTGTAAGTAAGTTTTTTGGTAGTATTGGTTTAGCACTTGTTGTAATGCTTATTTGTTTAAATGGCGCTAATGGTATTGTTAAAGTTTTTAGTTTTATTGTGCCAACTATGGTAGTTCTTGCGATAATTAGCTCAATTTTAGGGATTATTTATGGTAATGAACCACTTAATTTTAATACAGTAGAGTTTGTTAAACAACCTACACCATTTTGGATTACATCAGCATTATTAGCTGTTTCTTATATATTCATAGTTCAAATACCAATTTTAAGTCCATTAGGAATTGAAGCAAAAAATAAAAAACATATTTTATTAGGTTCATTTTTTGGAGCGTTAATAATTTCAATAGTTGCAGCATTAATATGTTTTGCAATGTTAAAAAATATCAATTTAATTGTTGGTGTTGATATGCCTATGTTAATTATTTCAAATAATATTAGTAGTATTCTTGGAATAGTATATCTTGTTGTTTTAGCAATCGGTATCTTTAGTTCATCATTAGCTATGATGTTTGCGTTAGTTAATCGTTTAGAACAGAGTACAATCAAAATAAATAATAAAGTTAGTATTATTTTTATTTGTATGTTTGCTTTGTTTTTAAGTTTAATTGGTTTTTCTAATTTAATTTCAATTGTTTATCCAATTGTTGGATACATTGGATTTATTGCTAATGGTGGAGTAATAGTGCAATTCATTAAAAATAAGCGTTTAAAAAAAACAGAAACTATTAATAATTAG
- a CDS encoding riboflavin transporter FmnP (product_source=COG3601; cog=COG3601; ko=KO:K23675; pfam=PF12822; transmembrane_helix_parts=Outside_1_14,TMhelix_15_37,Inside_38_49,TMhelix_50_72,Outside_73_81,TMhelix_82_104,Inside_105_110,TMhelix_111_133,Outside_134_154,TMhelix_155_177,Inside_178_185), with translation MNVLELQKRSLTQKMVFTSIMACIAFLLNYVEIPFIVPFLRFDLSETIVILTVIIIGLRYGLMVSIIKAFLFFLFGANGSEIVGVSVLLLSSCFIAIMFYLLYVKAKLNIYISLLIMGLIFAITLTGVNYFITVPLYSGASFAQLNSSNDYFYSIVSLYFPFNLIKMTLISAATIVLNKLLLKNN, from the coding sequence ATGAATGTATTAGAATTACAGAAAAGGAGTTTAACACAAAAAATGGTTTTTACTTCAATTATGGCATGTATTGCTTTCTTATTAAATTATGTTGAAATACCATTTATTGTACCATTCTTGCGTTTTGATTTATCAGAAACGATTGTTATTTTGACAGTTATTATTATTGGGTTGCGTTATGGGCTAATGGTATCAATCATCAAGGCATTTTTATTCTTTTTGTTTGGTGCTAATGGTAGTGAAATAGTAGGTGTTTCAGTTTTATTATTATCTTCATGTTTTATTGCAATAATGTTTTATTTGTTATATGTAAAAGCAAAATTGAATATATATATATCTTTATTGATTATGGGTTTAATTTTTGCAATAACATTAACTGGTGTTAATTATTTTATTACAGTGCCATTATATTCTGGTGCATCTTTTGCACAATTAAATTCATCTAATGATTATTTTTATTCAATAGTTTCTTTGTATTTTCCATTTAATCTTATAAAGATGACTTTAATAAGTGCTGCAACAATTGTTTTAAATAAACTATTATTAAAAAACAATTAA
- a CDS encoding hypothetical protein (product_source=Hypo-rule applied): MKLIDSLKKDTKKIEFYGARKPKYNKEEQAFFFENDSLVALSTFDDLNNLNNFYEIIKNSLIEKLDDIHIKDYSNDDNFAGFAYLDQEIKLNYQDSLNEQTTSISLLEKESLSFSYILIKVINEDDEILIWVKLKSPLKIENNTFYYNPDDYEVKITKDGLKVSNYPAFKVDVNLVSFIYLNDDFYILDKELYQKYFNLETYYDNQASQIVYNNPNIISDGQLLTKGSAKLVCEYFEQIDSMCQQINDGSLSKEKVKEVISFLNLSLEYNDDKFILKRPKDLMDLLLLSNGCLGINSLTNTQFKVKRPQYLADE; the protein is encoded by the coding sequence ATGAAACTAATAGACAGTTTAAAAAAAGATACTAAAAAAATAGAATTTTATGGTGCAAGAAAACCTAAATACAACAAAGAAGAACAGGCATTCTTTTTTGAAAATGATTCATTGGTTGCTCTTAGCACCTTTGATGACTTAAATAACCTTAATAACTTTTATGAAATTATCAAGAATTCTTTAATTGAAAAATTAGATGATATTCATATAAAAGATTATAGCAATGATGATAACTTTGCAGGATTTGCATATCTTGATCAAGAAATTAAATTAAATTATCAAGATTCATTAAACGAACAAACAACATCAATTAGCTTATTAGAAAAAGAATCTCTATCATTCAGTTATATTTTAATTAAAGTTATTAATGAAGATGATGAGATATTGATTTGGGTAAAACTAAAATCACCATTAAAAATAGAAAACAATACTTTCTATTATAATCCAGATGATTACGAAGTAAAAATAACAAAAGATGGCCTTAAAGTTAGTAATTACCCTGCTTTTAAAGTTGATGTTAACTTAGTAAGTTTTATCTATTTAAATGATGATTTCTATATTTTAGATAAAGAATTATATCAAAAATATTTCAACTTAGAAACATATTATGATAATCAAGCATCTCAAATAGTATATAATAATCCAAACATAATTAGTGATGGACAATTACTTACTAAAGGTAGCGCAAAACTTGTATGTGAATATTTCGAGCAAATTGATTCTATGTGCCAACAAATTAATGATGGCTCATTAAGTAAAGAAAAAGTTAAAGAAGTAATATCATTTTTAAATTTAAGTTTAGAATACAACGATGATAAATTTATTTTAAAAAGACCTAAAGATTTAATGGATTTATTGTTACTTAGTAATGGTTGTTTGGGAATAAATAGTCTTACAAACACTCAATTTAAAGTTAAAAGACCACAATATCTAGCTGATGAATAG
- a CDS encoding hypothetical protein (product_source=Hypo-rule applied; superfamily=81321; transmembrane_helix_parts=Inside_1_8,TMhelix_9_31,Outside_32_45,TMhelix_46_68,Inside_69_74,TMhelix_75_97,Outside_98_151): MISNKNKLISFFLSSVLTIISWGIIFLDVILQVTTFFEISIYNVDTIGFTFTTLMLTFYTFTILFKISGISYFPIVLILLHMGTLNGSTLAILFIIVDLLIMLLLNTGADQNIYTKSTYYQKKKDNNSTSKTIHKTASDNIFDAEYKEKDK; this comes from the coding sequence ATGATAAGTAATAAAAACAAATTGATATCATTTTTTTTAAGTTCAGTCTTAACAATTATTTCTTGGGGAATAATTTTTTTAGATGTTATTTTACAAGTTACTACTTTTTTTGAAATTAGTATTTATAATGTAGACACTATCGGCTTTACGTTTACAACATTAATGTTAACTTTTTATACATTTACAATTCTATTTAAAATTTCAGGGATATCATATTTTCCAATAGTATTAATACTACTACATATGGGAACTTTAAATGGTTCAACTTTAGCAATTTTATTTATCATTGTTGATCTATTAATTATGTTGTTGTTAAATACTGGTGCAGATCAAAATATATATACAAAATCAACATATTATCAAAAGAAAAAGGACAATAATTCTACTAGTAAAACAATCCATAAAACAGCAAGTGATAATATTTTTGATGCTGAATATAAAGAAAAAGATAAATAA
- a CDS encoding nifR3 family TIM-barrel protein (product_source=TIGR00737; cath_funfam=1.10.1200.80,3.20.20.70; cog=COG0042; pfam=PF01207; superfamily=51395; tigrfam=TIGR00737), with the protein MKIREIELKSKVIVAPMAGITNKPFRKILRKYMDGLICAEMVSDKALYYQNEKTLKMIEVDEDEGQISMQVFGGDVNSIIMAAKYIDENSNCTFIDINMGCPVKKVLKTGGGSNLLKHPDLVKEIVEGVVNAVNKPVTVKIRTGFDSNSINYLEIGKIVQEAGASAITLHGRTRAQFYEGKADWQTIKNLKEELDIPVIGNGDIYTLEDAIQMFETTNCDAIMIGRGILGNPFLAREIEHYLKTGEKLEQPTASMKINQAIEHLTYLVDEYGEKIGVTQMRSHGAWYLKGLNDNARVRRELNQVTTYNGMKEIFEKYLIFLNDSIQ; encoded by the coding sequence ATGAAAATTAGAGAAATTGAATTAAAGTCTAAAGTTATTGTTGCACCAATGGCAGGAATTACAAATAAACCATTTAGAAAAATATTGCGTAAATATATGGATGGTTTAATTTGTGCTGAGATGGTTAGTGATAAAGCTTTGTATTATCAAAATGAAAAAACATTGAAAATGATTGAAGTTGATGAAGATGAAGGGCAGATTTCAATGCAAGTTTTTGGTGGTGATGTAAATAGTATTATTATGGCAGCTAAATATATTGATGAAAATAGTAATTGCACTTTTATTGATATTAATATGGGGTGTCCGGTCAAAAAGGTTTTGAAAACTGGTGGTGGTTCTAATTTATTAAAACATCCAGATTTAGTTAAAGAGATAGTTGAAGGTGTTGTTAATGCTGTAAATAAGCCTGTTACTGTTAAAATTAGAACTGGATTTGATAGTAATAGTATTAATTATTTAGAAATAGGAAAAATTGTTCAAGAAGCTGGTGCTAGTGCGATTACTTTGCATGGTCGAACTAGAGCACAATTTTATGAAGGAAAAGCTGATTGGCAAACAATAAAAAATTTAAAAGAAGAATTAGATATTCCTGTAATTGGAAATGGTGATATTTATACACTAGAAGATGCGATACAAATGTTTGAAACAACAAACTGCGATGCAATTATGATTGGTCGTGGAATTTTAGGTAATCCTTTTTTAGCAAGAGAAATTGAGCATTATTTAAAAACTGGTGAAAAACTTGAACAACCAACAGCATCTATGAAAATTAATCAAGCAATCGAACATCTAACTTATTTAGTAGATGAGTATGGTGAAAAAATTGGAGTTACTCAAATGCGTAGTCATGGTGCATGGTATTTAAAAGGATTAAATGACAATGCACGAGTTAGAAGAGAATTAAATCAAGTTACAACTTATAATGGTATGAAAGAGATATTTGAAAAGTATCTGATTTTTCTTAATGATAGTATTCAATGA
- a CDS encoding S-adenosylmethionine synthetase (product_source=KO:K00789; cath_funfam=3.30.300.10; cog=COG0192; ko=KO:K00789; pfam=PF00438,PF02772,PF02773; superfamily=55973; tigrfam=TIGR01034): MEELRLFTSESVSEGHPDKVCDQISDAILDAVLKQDPNSRVACECFATTQQIVVGGEIRTNAQVDYEQIVRNKLREIGYVHEDLGINCDTCKVDILLHKQSQDIALGVDDTTNEEKQIGAGDQGIMFGFACNETKGYMPYAIVIAHNLVREASKQRKSGEFKWARPDMKSQVTIDYTDEENPKIHTVLMSIQHDPDYNHEEFVEYIKEHIIKKVLSSYDMANDDYKVLINPTGRFVIGGPHGDSGLTGRKIIVDTYGGYSRHGGGAFSGKDATKVDRSAAYAARWVAKNIVAAGLCDKCEIQLSYAIGKANPISILIETFNTNHIAEEKINEAVRDNFYLTPSGIIKALELSKPIYSQVAAYGHMGRNDIELPWEKLDKVDVLKKYLD, from the coding sequence ATGGAAGAATTAAGATTATTTACTTCAGAATCAGTTTCTGAAGGACATCCAGACAAAGTTTGTGATCAAATAAGTGATGCCATTTTAGATGCAGTATTAAAACAAGATCCAAATTCACGAGTAGCCTGTGAGTGTTTTGCAACAACTCAACAAATTGTTGTTGGTGGCGAAATAAGAACAAACGCTCAAGTTGATTATGAACAAATTGTTCGTAATAAGTTAAGAGAGATAGGTTATGTTCACGAAGATTTGGGTATTAATTGCGACACATGCAAAGTTGATATTTTATTACATAAACAATCACAAGATATCGCTTTAGGTGTTGATGATACAACAAATGAGGAAAAACAAATTGGTGCAGGAGATCAAGGTATAATGTTTGGTTTTGCATGTAATGAAACTAAAGGTTATATGCCATATGCGATTGTTATTGCACATAATTTAGTTAGAGAAGCATCAAAACAACGTAAAAGTGGTGAATTCAAGTGGGCTAGACCAGACATGAAGTCACAAGTAACAATTGATTATACTGATGAAGAAAATCCGAAAATACACACTGTTTTAATGTCTATTCAACATGATCCAGACTACAATCACGAGGAATTTGTTGAATATATTAAAGAACATATTATTAAAAAAGTTTTAAGTTCTTATGATATGGCTAATGATGATTACAAAGTATTAATTAATCCAACAGGAAGATTTGTTATCGGTGGACCACACGGAGATAGTGGATTGACAGGCAGAAAAATAATTGTTGATACATATGGTGGTTATTCTCGTCATGGTGGTGGTGCATTTTCTGGTAAAGATGCTACTAAGGTTGATCGCTCAGCTGCTTATGCAGCAAGATGGGTTGCTAAAAACATTGTTGCGGCTGGTTTATGTGATAAATGTGAAATTCAATTATCTTATGCGATTGGAAAAGCTAATCCAATATCAATTTTAATTGAAACGTTTAATACTAATCACATTGCTGAAGAAAAAATTAATGAAGCAGTTCGTGATAATTTTTATTTAACTCCATCTGGAATTATTAAGGCATTAGAGTTATCAAAACCTATTTATTCTCAAGTTGCTGCTTATGGTCACATGGGAAGAAATGATATTGAATTACCGTGGGAAAAGCTTGATAAGGTAGATGTATTAAAAAAATATTTAGACTAA